Proteins co-encoded in one Erinaceus europaeus chromosome 2, mEriEur2.1, whole genome shotgun sequence genomic window:
- the LOC103107491 gene encoding H/ACA ribonucleoprotein complex subunit 2, with the protein MTKSKAEPDGREAEASGGERSYQELLVNLNPIAQPLASRRLTRKLYKCIKKALKQKQLRRGVKEVQKFINKGEKGITVLAGDTLPIEVYCHLPIMCEDQNVPYVYIPSKTDLGIAAGSKRPTCVIMVKPHEEYQEAYDECLEEVQALPSPI; encoded by the coding sequence ATGACCAAGAGCAAGGCGGAGCCCGACGGGCGGGAGGCAGAGGCGAGCGGTGGGGAGCGCTCGTACCAGGAGCTGCTGGTGAACCTGAACCCCATCGCGCAGCCCCTGGCCTCCCGCCGCCTCACGCGGAAGCTCTACAAATGCATCAAGAAAGCCTTGAAACAGAAGCAGCTTCGGCGCGGGGTGAAGGAGGTTCAGAAATTTATAAACAAGGGCGAGAAAGGGATCACAGTTCTGGCAGGAGACACATTGCCCATTGAAGTATACTGCCATCTCCCGATTATGTGTGAGGACCAGAATGTGCCCTACGTCTACATCCCCTCTAAGACGGACCTGGGCATAGCGGCCGGCTCTAAGCGTCCTACCTGTGTGATAATGGTCAAGCCCCATGAGGAGTATCAGGAGGCCTATGATGAATGTCTGGAGGAAGTGCAAGCCCTGCCCTCACCCATTTGA